One genomic region from Candidatus Nomurabacteria bacterium encodes:
- a CDS encoding toxin: protein MAFDISFNEEKNQLLKAVRGIGFDEIILAIKEGNLLDDIAHPNKAHSHQRVYVVRIRAYVYAVPYVVNPQTKEIFLKTVYPSRVLKRKYM from the coding sequence ATGGCTTTTGATATATCCTTTAACGAAGAGAAGAATCAATTGTTAAAAGCCGTGCGAGGTATTGGGTTTGATGAGATTATCTTAGCTATCAAAGAGGGTAACTTACTTGACGATATTGCCCATCCGAATAAAGCGCACTCTCATCAGCGAGTATATGTGGTACGCATTCGTGCATACGTCTATGCTGTCCCGTATGTTGTTAACCCACAAACCAAAGAAATATTTTTAAAAACAGTATATCCCAGTAGAGTTTTAAAGCGTAAATATATGTAA
- a CDS encoding alpha/beta hydrolase produces the protein MKNAVLVPGRPDKDQHYDPNLPSNSQNYWFAWLQRQLILKDIHAVSIEPPFPFRPRYDEWKKEFERFDITPETILVGHSCGGGFLIRYLSEHKDSKVGKVVLVAPWTNPLNYEVSDTADFFDFTIDSDFPSHTAGVTVFISSDDEPSVVKTVEILKEEVKDIEYREYTDSGHFRTTEFPELLEECKS, from the coding sequence ATGAAAAATGCAGTTCTCGTCCCTGGTCGCCCCGACAAAGATCAGCATTACGATCCAAATCTGCCGAGTAACAGCCAAAACTATTGGTTCGCCTGGTTACAGCGCCAGTTAATTCTTAAAGATATCCATGCTGTTTCTATTGAACCGCCGTTTCCGTTTCGGCCTCGTTACGACGAATGGAAGAAAGAGTTTGAACGATTCGATATCACACCTGAAACGATACTTGTAGGCCACAGTTGTGGTGGCGGCTTCTTGATTCGCTATCTGAGCGAGCATAAAGATTCGAAAGTTGGTAAAGTTGTTCTCGTTGCCCCGTGGACTAATCCGTTGAATTATGAAGTATCGGACACTGCTGATTTCTTTGACTTTACTATCGATTCTGATTTTCCATCGCATACAGCCGGAGTGACCGTATTCATATCAAGCGACGATGAACCAAGCGTAGTAAAGACAGTCGAGATTCTGAAAGAAGAGGTCAAAGACATAGAATATCGGGAATATACTGATAGTGGGCATTTTAGGACAACTGAGTTTCCAGAGCTACTCGAGGAATGTAAGTCATAA